A genome region from Setaria italica strain Yugu1 chromosome III, Setaria_italica_v2.0, whole genome shotgun sequence includes the following:
- the LOC101780894 gene encoding putative uncharacterized protein DDB_G0277003 isoform X2, giving the protein MAGAAAQDDAEQLLHLKLAFLAGEPPACILALARKAGGGSITPHVQKFLLENCTDTNVYGRQNSTYTTTIFKRIISEVELSSDIVIDALYEEFAQRMLSKAKDSLLNKTNHIYKEISFLSSTHDNVSSSLISVVARLSCSSNMLEGDTGCSLWPSSLFLSEFILSYPEIFSTKCCFEVILTDGDTSTLTNMKENMELNNVCIKLEDFEELKESKNKVECKYLSWEEASESDLRGYQPDIVLGADIVYDPVCVPHLVRVLSMLLRRDSKQGEVNRKSGDELEMDGPVAYIATVVRNAETFNCFAKAAADAKLSAINIGSSTAPSNFLPYMLSYDRSSVQLLKITLSS; this is encoded by the exons ATGgctggcgcggcggcgcaggacgACGCCGAGCAGCTGCTCCACCTGAAGCTCGCGTTCCTCGCCGGGGAGCCTCCCGCCTGCATCCTCGCACTCGCCAG AAAAGCTGGGGGAGGTTCTATCACACCACATGtccaaaaatttcttttggAGAATTGCACTGATACTAAT GTATATGGACGCCAAAACTCTACTTATACAACAACTATTTTTAAGAGGATTATATCTGAGGTTGAATTATCATCGGACATTGTGATTGATGCACTTTATGAGGAATTTGCTCAGCGTATGTTGTCCAAAGCA AAAGATTCATTGTTAAATAAGACGAATCATATCTATAAAGAGATATCATTTCTTTCTTCTACAC ATGATAATGTTTCCTCAAGTTTAATAAGTGTTGTTGCTCGACTATCATGTTCTTCTAATATGCTTGAAGGTGATACAGG GTGCTCCCTTTGGCCATCAAGTTTATTCTTGTCTGAGTTTATTCTTTCATACCCTGAAATTTTCTCCACAAAGTGTTGCTTCGAG GTTATTCTTACCGATGGTGACACATCTACACTTACAAACATGAAGGAAAATATGGAACTGAATAACGTATGCATTAAACTGGAAGATTTTGAAGAGTTAAAAGAAAGCAAGAATAAG GTAGAGTGCAAATATCTTTCTTGGGAAGAAGCATCTGAAAGTGATTTACGGGGCTACCAGCCAGACATAGT TCTCGGCGCAGATATTGTGTACGATCCAGTCTGTGTGCCACACCTCGTTCGAGTGCTCTCAATGCTGTTAAGGAGAGACAGCAAACAAGGGGAAGTCAACAGAAAATCTGGTGATGAATTGGAAATGGATGGTCCGGTCGCGTATATTGCCACGGTTGTTCGAAATGCGGAGACTTTCAACTGCTTTGCCAAAGCAGCTGCTGACGCCAAGCTGTCTGCTATTAACATTGGCAGCAGTACGGCTCCTTCAAATTTTCTACCCTATATGCTATCATATGATAGATCAAGTGTGCAGCTTCTTAAAATTACTTTATCGTCATAG
- the LOC101780894 gene encoding putative uncharacterized protein DDB_G0277003 isoform X1 — MAGAAAQDDAEQLLHLKLAFLAGEPPACILALARKAGGGSITPHVQKFLLENCTDTNVYGRQNSTYTTTIFKRIISEVELSSDIVIDALYEEFAQRMLSKAKDSLLNKTNHIYKEISFLSSTHDNVSSSLISVVARLSCSSNMLEGDTGCSLWPSSLFLSEFILSYPEIFSTKCCFELGSGVGLVGICLNYVGASKVILTDGDTSTLTNMKENMELNNVCIKLEDFEELKESKNKVECKYLSWEEASESDLRGYQPDIVLGADIVYDPVCVPHLVRVLSMLLRRDSKQGEVNRKSGDELEMDGPVAYIATVVRNAETFNCFAKAAADAKLSAINIGSSTAPSNFLPYMLSYDRSSVQLLKITLSS; from the exons ATGgctggcgcggcggcgcaggacgACGCCGAGCAGCTGCTCCACCTGAAGCTCGCGTTCCTCGCCGGGGAGCCTCCCGCCTGCATCCTCGCACTCGCCAG AAAAGCTGGGGGAGGTTCTATCACACCACATGtccaaaaatttcttttggAGAATTGCACTGATACTAAT GTATATGGACGCCAAAACTCTACTTATACAACAACTATTTTTAAGAGGATTATATCTGAGGTTGAATTATCATCGGACATTGTGATTGATGCACTTTATGAGGAATTTGCTCAGCGTATGTTGTCCAAAGCA AAAGATTCATTGTTAAATAAGACGAATCATATCTATAAAGAGATATCATTTCTTTCTTCTACAC ATGATAATGTTTCCTCAAGTTTAATAAGTGTTGTTGCTCGACTATCATGTTCTTCTAATATGCTTGAAGGTGATACAGG GTGCTCCCTTTGGCCATCAAGTTTATTCTTGTCTGAGTTTATTCTTTCATACCCTGAAATTTTCTCCACAAAGTGTTGCTTCGAG CTAGGTTCTGGTGTCGGTTTGGTGGGTATTTGTCTTAACTATGTTGGTGCCTCTAAG GTTATTCTTACCGATGGTGACACATCTACACTTACAAACATGAAGGAAAATATGGAACTGAATAACGTATGCATTAAACTGGAAGATTTTGAAGAGTTAAAAGAAAGCAAGAATAAG GTAGAGTGCAAATATCTTTCTTGGGAAGAAGCATCTGAAAGTGATTTACGGGGCTACCAGCCAGACATAGT TCTCGGCGCAGATATTGTGTACGATCCAGTCTGTGTGCCACACCTCGTTCGAGTGCTCTCAATGCTGTTAAGGAGAGACAGCAAACAAGGGGAAGTCAACAGAAAATCTGGTGATGAATTGGAAATGGATGGTCCGGTCGCGTATATTGCCACGGTTGTTCGAAATGCGGAGACTTTCAACTGCTTTGCCAAAGCAGCTGCTGACGCCAAGCTGTCTGCTATTAACATTGGCAGCAGTACGGCTCCTTCAAATTTTCTACCCTATATGCTATCATATGATAGATCAAGTGTGCAGCTTCTTAAAATTACTTTATCGTCATAG